Proteins encoded in a region of the Micropterus dolomieu isolate WLL.071019.BEF.003 ecotype Adirondacks linkage group LG07, ASM2129224v1, whole genome shotgun sequence genome:
- the irs2b gene encoding insulin receptor substrate 2 — MASPPNTADQPLLPGNTNVTNNIKKCGYLKKQKHGHKRFFVLKEPSEGSPARLEYYESEKKWKNKSAAKRVVPLDCCLNINKRADAKHKYLIALYTKDEYFAVAAENEQEQESWYRVLTDLMAEGKVYDGSASNSASSLVGFDEASYGVITPVAAAYKEVWQVNLKSKGLGQSRNLTGVYRLCLSSRTISFVKLNTEVASVILQLMNIRRCGHSDSFFFIEVGRSAATGPGELWMQADDSVVAQNIHETILEAMKAMKELSEFRPRSKSQSSGTNPISVPTRRHLNNLPPSQIGLPRRSRTDSMAATSPVSKFSSCRIRTASEGDGTMIRPMSVTGSPVSPGVHRTLLSRSHTITTRPCRTFESSSLQHSKSMSMPLSHSPPVATPSLEKLSSCPDSSAPRPSSCSASFSGSLSDGGFISCEEYGSSPADTRDLRLTLTLRSNTPESLKADTPPSRDGSELDGYMVMERQNQNGYRRLSELDMAYRKRTYSLTTPRQQRGPPQVSSASLDEYTLMRATYTSGSLSSRRCHTASPKGIYPEDYRDVQISTSSVQGDSGYMPMMPGVVPQTLGSKDDLYMPMSPMCVSAPKQIMNPRSHSSSAGMASRTDSPGSVSLEDSGYMRMWCGTKMSVESTDGKLNGEYLNMSPVDPLVSLTPPEYILSPPGGDPHPQQHHRQAYSYNSLPRSLQVQLQRNGSTDTDQYVVMSLQRQRIEEESNYCPVSPGDSVASNSPGIPGTPSSTPSPLRVARVDGGLVHRSRVCRPTRLALESLRTLPCMSEHPLPSEPRSPGEYINIDFSSATRDLLPCRVSESSESSVSLMCAERGSLPLSDYANVDVSLTGHLGSHQAGDPPPAGCLNHMPKVLTCPSLVNAQHNMKGGDEKEEKKSIEGQAEKRGIEEYPLQQQVSLVCQPAPVKDDYTEMTFSPPAPLPALCTTDAAPLPTSPTACVKRLSLEDSIVDGVPPVPLDSFLLGGPSLSVTLVDPHRGAKVIRADPQGRRRHSSETFSSTTTVTPVCPSFAHDTKRHSSASVENVSHTVCSSEGPDEDYGSNSPMCREMSAGYQNGLNYIALNLMEGNLGGCRLGDCDGLLRFKTACGCKGGMNGFNTSPYASMGFKETAAAVKE; from the coding sequence ATGGCCAGTCCGCCTAACACGGCAGATCAGCCGTTACTGCCCGGTAATACGAACGTAACCAACAACATCAAGAAGTGCGGATATCTAAAGAAGCAGAAACACGGACACAAGCGCTTTTTTGTGCTAAAAGAGCCAAGCGAGGGTTCCCCTGCCCGGCTGGAGTACTACGAGAGCGAgaagaaatggaaaaacaaatcgGCTGCGAAGAGAGTTGTTCCTCTGGACTGCTGTCTCAATATCAACAAGAGAGCGGACGCAAAACACAAATATCTTATCGCTCTTTATACCAAGGACGAGTATTTTGCCGTGGCGGCAGAAAACGAGCAGGAACAGGAGAGCTGGTACCGGGTGCTTACGGATTTAATGGCAGAGGGGAAAGTATACGACGGCTCAGCGTCCAACTCTGCGTCCTCGCTGGTTGGCTTCGACGAGGCGAGCTACGGTGTAATAACGCCGGTTGCCGCCGCGTACAAGGAGGTATGGCAAGTAAATCTGAAATCCAAAGGCCTGGGGCAAAGCAGAAATTTGACCGGAGTGTACAGACTCTGTCTTTCCAGCCGGACTATCAGCTTTGTCAAGCTGAACACAGAGGTTGCCTCCGTCATTTTACAGCTGATGAATATCAGGAGGTGCGGCCACTCTGACAGCTTTTTCTTCATTGAGGTTGGTCGATCTGCAGCCACGGGTCCCGGGGAATTATGGATGCAGGCGGATGACTCTGTGGTGGCGCAAAATATCCACGAGACTATCTTAGAGGCGATGAAAGCCATGAAGGAGCTGTCGGAATTCCGACCGCGCAGTAAAAGCCAGTCATCTGGTACAAACCCCATCTCTGTACCCACACGGAGGCACCTGAACAATCTACCCCCCAGCCAGATCGGGCTTCCCCGGCGGTCACGCACTGACAGCATGGCTGCGACCTCTCCTGTGAGCAAATTTTCCTCCTGTCGAATACGCACGGCCAGCGAGGGCGACGGCACCATGATACGCCCCATGTCAGTGACTGGCAGCCCCGTTAGCCCAGGGGTCCACAGGACCCTGCTGAGCAGATCTCACACCATTACAACGCGCCCTTGTCGGACATTTGAATCTTCCTCCCTCCAGCACAGTAAGTCCATGTCTATGCCCCTGTCTCATTCCCCGCCCGTGGCCACCCCTAGCCTAGAAAAACTGTCGTCCTGCCCAGACAGCAGTGCTCCTCGCCCCTCCAGCTGCAGTGCCTCATTCTCAGGCTCCCTCAGTGATGGTGGTTTCATATCATGTGAGGAGTATGGCTCTAGCCCTGCGGATACACGGGATCTGAGACTAACACTCACCCTCCGTAGCAATACTCCAGAATCTCTCAAAGCTGACACTCCCCCCTCCCGGGACGGCAGCGAGCTTGATGGCTACATGGTGATGGAGCGGCAGAATCAGAATGGTTACCGTAGGTTATCAGAGCTGGACATGGCTTATCGAAAGCGCACATACTCCCTCACTACCCCCCGCCAGCAGAGGGGTCCCCCCCAAGTATCGTCAGCTTCCCTGGATGAGTACACTCTTATGAGAGCCACTTACACCAGTGGAAGCCTGTCTTCTCGCAGGTGTCACACTGCTTCCCCTAAAGGGATCTATCCTGAGGATTACAGGGATGTTCAGATCAGCACCAGCAGTGTCCAAGGTGACAGTGGCTACATGCCCATGATGCCAGGTGTGGTACCTCAGACACTGGGGTCCAAGGATGACCTTTACATGCCCATGAGCCccatgtgtgtttctgctccAAAGCAAATCATGAATCCCCGTTCACACTCCTCTTCAGCAGGGATGGCCTCACGCACAGACTCCCCTGGGAGTGTTTCTTTGGAGGACAGTGGCTATATGCGGATGTGGTgcggaacaaaaatgtcagTGGAAAGCACTGATGGAAAGCTCAACGGAGAGTATCTGAACATGTCTCCAGTTGACCCTCTGGTGTCTCTCACACCCCCAGAGTACATCCTCAGTCCTCCAGGAGGAGATCCCCACCCCCAGCAACATCACAGACAGGCTTATTCTTACAACTCTCTACCACGTTCACTTCAAGTCCAGTTGCAGCGCAACGGGTCCACAGACACTGACCAGTATGTGGTgatgagtttacagagacaGCGGATAGAAGAGGAGTCCAACTATTGTCCTGTCTCTCCAGGAGACTCTGTGGCCAGCAACTCTCCAGGGATACCAGGCACCCCATCCTCCACCCCATCACCTCTCAGAGTGGCTCGGGTAGATGGAGGCCTCGTACACCGGAGTAGGGTGTGCCGGCCCACCCGCCTGGCTCTAGAGTCCCTTAGAACATTACCATGTATGAGTGAACATCCCCTTCCATCAGAGCCACGCAGCCCTGGAGAGTACATCAACATAGACTTTAGTAGTGCTACCCGTGACCTGCTGCCATGCAGAGTGTCAGAGAGCTCTGAATCCTCTGTGAGTTTAATGTGTGCAGAGAGGGGATCCCTGCCACTCTCAGACTATGCTAATGTTGATGTCAGCTTGACGGGTCACCTTGGCTCACACCAAGCTGGGGATCCCCCCCCTGCAGGGTGCCTAAACCACATGCCTAAAGTCTTGACTTGTCCTAGTCTGGTGAATGCCCAGCATAACATGAAGGGAGGTgatgagaaagaagagaaaaaaagcataGAGGGACAGGCAGAGAAGAGGGGGATCGAGGAATATCCTctccagcagcaggtgagcctgGTGTGTCAGCCTGCTCCAGTCAAGGATGACTATACTGAGATGACCTTCAGTCCTCCAGCTCCTCTACCTGCTCTCTGCACCACTGATGCTGCTCCCCTCCCCACCAGCCCAACTGCCTGTGTCAAGAGACTCAGCCTTGAGGACAGCATTGTAGATGGGGTGCCCCCAGTGCCACTGGACTCTTTTCTCCTGGGGGGTCCTTCGTTATCTGTCACCCTAGTAGATCCACATAGGGGGGCCAAAGTGATCCGGGCTGACCCCCAGGGGCGCCGCCGGCACAGTTCTGAGACcttctcctccaccaccactgTCACACCCGTGTGCCCATCCTTTGCCCATGACACCAAACGGCACAGCTCTGCCTCTGTGGAGAATGTATCCCACACTGTTTGCAGCTCTGAGGGACCTGACGAGGACTATGGCAGCAACAGCCCCATGTGCAGGGAGATGTCAGCTGGTTATCAAAATGGACTTAACTACATTGCCTTAAACCTGATGGAGGGAAACCTTGGAGGTTGCAGGTTAGGGGACTGCGATGGACTCCTGCGGTTCAAGACAGCCTGTGGCTGCAAGGGGGGCATGAATGGTTTCAACACTAGCCCATACGCCAGCATGGGATTCAAggagactgctgctgctgtgaaag